In one Desulfallas thermosapovorans DSM 6562 genomic region, the following are encoded:
- a CDS encoding stage II sporulation protein M produces MFAWFSKEWREIKYYRRESLICLVIFVAAVYAGYIMAIITADRTAEYYNTVRDMILANPFGNGLPENLFLYILIRNSVVSFTVLVLGIITYNLWPVFVLLLNGFIGGLAVKMQAVLFNYYTFQIWLFGLLPHGVPELGALFLAAGASFHYRRLHRKGERVAGRVLSTYLAVVLPLLILAAAVETFITPLLINRYLL; encoded by the coding sequence TTGTTTGCCTGGTTTAGCAAAGAGTGGCGGGAGATAAAGTATTACCGGCGGGAAAGCTTGATTTGCCTGGTCATATTTGTCGCGGCGGTCTATGCTGGCTATATAATGGCCATTATTACCGCCGACAGGACCGCCGAGTATTATAACACGGTGCGGGATATGATACTGGCCAATCCCTTTGGAAATGGCTTGCCGGAAAATTTGTTTTTGTATATTTTAATCAGAAATAGTGTGGTTAGTTTTACAGTACTGGTGCTGGGTATTATTACCTACAACCTTTGGCCGGTGTTTGTTTTATTGCTGAACGGCTTCATCGGCGGGTTGGCTGTAAAAATGCAGGCGGTTTTGTTTAATTATTATACTTTTCAAATATGGTTGTTCGGTCTGCTGCCCCACGGTGTGCCCGAGCTGGGGGCGTTATTTTTAGCTGCCGGGGCCAGCTTTCATTACAGGCGCCTGCATAGAAAAGGGGAGCGCGTGGCCGGGCGGGTTTTAAGTACTTATCTGGCGGTTGTTTTACCCTTGTTAATCCTGGCGGCGGCCGTGGAAACATTTATCACACCGCTTTTGATCAACCGTTATTTATTATAA